GAGTACTGGGATTCAGTATCGAATGAGCCATCAAAGCTTAAGCTACTTCATAGCCAAACTCGGCCTCAGGCTTGGGCGGCATGGTTAAAGGGGGCTGGCCAACCATTTGAGAAAGCCCGTCAAGAGCAAACATTCGCTCACTTCTATTTCTGCTTTCAAGCTGCTGTCGATGGTTTAGGTGCGGCTCTTGGCTCCTACCCTTTAGTTGTTGATGATTTAAGAAGAGGTAGTCTTATCGCACCATACGGATTTATCCGTTCGGGTCATAGCTATATCGCGATCAGCGACCCGAGTATGGTCAATGGAAATCAAACCGCATTTTCTAAATGGGTCGCTGACCAGCTAGCGGTTTGTATTCCCGAACAACATGAAATGAGGCCTGACTCGTTTTAGCAGCGTTAATTTTTGCTGTGTTAGTTGAGTAGCTCGTGGTTTTCAGGCAGTTGACGGCTGATCCACAGCACCAGTTTGTGCTTCATATTCGGGCCATCTTCTTTGTCTTTTGGCAAGGCTTGAATTAGCTTGTCTGTAACCAATAATCGGTAAATGCATTCCACTTTGTCTTTAGGAGAAATACCCTGACCAAAATCGTCAAAGCCTCTTTTCTTGGCGTAACCTACACCGATTTCCATCGCTAGCTTAAGTAGCTGTGCATCGTGCTTTCCAGACTTCATATATCGATTCTCATTGGAAATGTTAATACTGAATTTACGCTATTGAGGTGAGAATTCAATGGCAAAATGGTGAAAGTCATTGGTTTATGCCATAACCGTTACAGTTATGGCCAATTCTGTTGTGCTAAGACATTTAACGGTTAATAAAAGCGCATAAAAAAATGCCGCTCAGGTGACTGAGCGGCATTTTTAATTATGCATTATGACAACGGTTTACTGAGTTGAAAAGTAGTTGTCAACCAGCTCCGTCTTGTTCTCAGCTTGTGGCGTATGACACTGAGTACAGTTGTAGTACTGTTTATTTAACTTAGCATCGGCAAGTAGGTGCGACGGGTCGATCTGTGTCGCTTTCATCCGTTTAGCTTTTGCTGGGCTATGGCAGCTCATACAACCGTTTTTCTTCAGCGTAATCGGGTATCCCGCTTTATGTGGGATCATCGGTGGCTGATGTACAAAAGTACGCTCAATCGACTTACCACGTTTTGGGTAAATCGGTGCTGCATCAGCTGCACGAATGTCGGTGATCTCAGATTGACCCAGTGACATCACATTCACAGGCTCTGCTGATGTGGTTGCTTGTTGGCCAGAGCAAGCGCTAAGCGCCATCACTAGCGCAGCTGCAGTAAATAATTTTTTCATCTTTTTATCTCCGCTTATTGGCTAGTTATGCTTTTGTCACTTTAACTGGACACTTCTTGAAATCTGTCTCTTTTGACAGAGGATCAGTCGCGTCTAGCAACAACTTGTTGACCAGCTGACGTGCATCGAAGAATGGCATGAATGCCACGCCTCTTGGCGGCTTGTTACGGCCTTTAGTTTCAACTCGGGTTTTCACTTCACCACGAGGTGAGGCAACAATCACTTCGTCACCACGTTTTACGCCACGTGCTTTAGCGTCTTCTGGATGCATGAAGATCTGTGCATCTGGATAAGCGCGGTAAAGTTCAGGTACACGAGCAGTCATTGAACCTGTATGCCAATGCTCTAGCACACGACCGGTCGACAACCAGATATCAAACTCTTCGTTTGGCTCTTCAGCTGCAGGTTCAAACGGCAGAGCAAAAATAACCGCTTTACCATCTGGTTTACCGTAGAAGTTAAAGCCTTCGCCGGCTTTAACATATGGATCGCTACCTTCAACGAAACGACGTAGCGTTTCTTTACCATCAACAACAGGCCAGCGTGCGCCGCGGTTTTCATGGTAAGTATCGAACGGCGCTAGATCGTGGGCGTGACCGCGACCAAACTGGGCATACTCTTCGAATAGGCCTTTTTGAACGTAGAAACCAAATGCATCAGACTCATCATTAAGATCTGCTTTACACTCTTCCGCTGGGAATTTGTCAACGACGCCATTGGCAAATAGCACTTGATAAAGCGTCTTATCTGCGTATTCAGGTTTCTTAGCGATAAGCTCAGCAGGCCATACTTCTGATACTTTGAAGCGCTTAGAGAACTCCATTAGCTGCCATAAGTCAGACTTAGCGCCTTCTGGTGGCTTAACTTGTTGATGCCACATGTGCGTACGACGCTCAGCGTTACCGTAAGCACCCTCTTTCTCAACCCACATCGCGGTTGGAAGAATCAAATCGGCAGCCATCGCAGTGACGGTTGGATATGGATCTGACACGACAATGAAGTTTTCTGGGTTACGGAAACCTGGGTAGATCTCTTCATTGATGTTAGCGCCGGCCTGCATGTTGTTGGTACACATGGTCCAGTAACAGTTCAGCTTGCCATCTTTAAGCATGCGACTTTGTAATACGGCATGGAAGCCAGGCTTTGGTGGAATCGTGCCTTCAGGCAGTTGCCATAGCTCTTCGGTGATCTTACGATGCTTAGGATTCTTAACCACCATGTCTGCAGGCAGACGGTGTGAGAATGTACCGACTTCACGTGCCGTGCCACATGCTGATGGTTGACCCGTTAGTGAGAACGGGCTGTTACCCGGCGTTGCGATTTTACCGGTGAGCAGGTGGATGTTATAGAGCATGTTGTTAGCCCATACACCACGAACGTGCTGGTTAATACCCATGGTCCATAAGCTCATTACTTTCACTTTTGGATCGGCATAAGCTTTAGCCATAAGTTCGAGTTTTTCTGGCTCAACACCACTCATCTCTGCAGCGTATTCCAGCGTATAAGTGCTAACGAACTTAGCGTACTCATCGAAGCTGATAGGCGCAGACTTACCGTTACCTGGGTTCTTTGCTTTTTGCTCTAGCGGATGCTCTGGACGCAAACCGTAACCAATATCAGTGGTACCGAGTGCAAACTTAGTGTGCTTGGTGACAAAGTCTTTATTTACAGCATCATTTTGGATGATGTAGTTAGCGATGTAGTTAAGGATCGCCAAATCAGACTGAGGACGGAAAACCATGGCGTTGTCGGCTAGGTCGAAGCTGCGGTTTTCATATGTTGATAATACATGTACACGGCTGGTCGGGCTGCTTAAGCGGCGATCAGATAGGCGAGCCCATAAAATTGGGTGCATCTCTGCCATGTTCGCGCCCCAAAGGATGAACTCATCTGCGGCTTCAAGATCATCGTAACAACCCATTGGCTCATCGATACCGAAGGTACGCATAAAGCCACCGACAGCAGAAGCCATACAGTGACGGGCGTTAGGGTCGATATTGTTGGTCAGGAAACCTGCTTTGTGAAGTTTAGACGCGGCATAACCTTCCCAAACTGTCCATTGGCCTGAACCAAACATACCTACAGCCGTTGGGCCTTTAGTTTTAAGTGTGTTTTTCCACTTATCAGCCATGGTGTCGAATGCGGTATCCCAGCTGACTGGAGTGAATTCACCCTCTTTGTCATATTTGCCATCTGTCATGCGCAATAGCGGAGTCGTTAGACGATCCTTACCGTACATAATCTTCGATAAGAAATAGCCTTTAATACAGTTTAGCCCCTTGTTGACAGGGCTTTCTGGATCGCCTTTAGTTGCAACAACTTTGCCATTATCTGTACCGACAAGAACACTACAACCTACGCCACAAAAACGACAAGGTGCTTTGTCCCACTTAATGCTATCTTTTTGCTCTGCAGCTTCGACTATCTTCACTGGCAGAGTCGCACCAACGGCTGTTGCTGCGGCAACGGCTGCGTTGGCTTTTAGAAACTCGCGACGGCTAATGCTCATGGTGTTCCTCACTCTTTTGTTCTACTGGATCGACTTGATGATAAATTAAGCTGCTATTAATAACCCCTTCAAAGGCATTAATAGCTTCAACGTTATCGAGGATGGAGCGTTGGGTTTCACCCTCTAGGGTGACCACAAACTTTCCTTCATCGGTAACCGCATGGATTTCGGCGCCGTCAAGCGCAGATAAACGCTGCTTGATATCGGCAACAGATTTGGACGCGGCGTGCACGACTAAGCTGGTGATATGAAATTCTTTGCTCATCTTTCTACCTTTCTTCGTTTTGGCAAATAACATCTGCACAGAAAGAGATGGATACTTACTAAGATTTACATTGAGTCTAGACCTCATATAAATTGTGGGTATACCTCACAAGGGGTAATGAGGTTTTTTATCGACCAAGATCAACTTTTTGTAGGTGATCTAGATCCCAATTGAGTGAATAAAGACTAGGAGCTTGATTGGTTTTTGTCCAAATGGAATGTTAGCTTGCGCTACATTAAATATTGAATATATTCATAAGCTTGATTAATGATAACCATTCTTATTTAAGAGGGTGATGTGCAGGTCATTATTGGCTGTAGCGGCGTTGTTATGCAGTTGAAATCGATACTTTATGCTCAATAGCCAGTGAGTTCCATATAGCCCATTCCGTTATGTGTGCCGCTAATATGGATAGGGCCTTCCCAATAAGGGATAGACAGCGGCATACTAGAGTCACTATTGAGTGGGCTGGTGTTTATGTCGATCTCCTCTGATGGAATTTCGATATGCCATTGCACGGGGTAGTTGCCAGATGGCGTTTGCTGCCAAGCTGTTGCTGTCATGCTGATCTGTTTATTACTGATATTATGACCGCGGCCATCTTGGTACATGCGTCTACCACTGTAAAAGTGAGCTTGCTCGCCTGTTTCGTCCCTAAGTTGAAATAGCATCAAGGTGCTGCTGTTATCCAGCCTAATCGCAAACCAATCCCAGCCCTGCTGCGTTTTTGACAGGAACTGCGAGCTCCACTCTCGGTCTAACCAAGCCTGTCCGCTGACCTTGTCCGTTTTTCCATCTCTGACGAGACTGCCTGTCACCGTAATAAATGGCTGGCTATAGTAATAGGAAGCCACGGTGCCAGCGGCATTTTTCTCGCTATAGCCGTTATCACCCTGTAGCTGAAACGGGGCTGTTGTATCAAGCTGCAACAGGTAGCTAAAATCACTGCTGGCAACCGCTAATGTGGCTGGAAATAGTTGTTTGCTTTGGCTGACCCATTGCCAGTCATCTTGGCGGATGGTTAACGGTTCTGCTTGTGTGCCTGCAATACGCTTATGTCCTCGAGACCACTTTTCATCAGCTTGATGAACTGTCTGGCTGGTGATGGCGGTATGCGCCATATAAAGCTGCTTAGTTTGCCAAGGGGAGCTATCGACAGTGATATTTCCCTGTTGTTGCTCCATTGGTTGTATATCGCCTGGTGGCGCCAGTGCTATCCGAAATTGCGTCCACTGCAATCCAAGCTGCTCATTTGATTCTGTTTCAAGATTGGCGGTGAGATACCACCACTCCTGCCTAAAATCGTTATGTGCCATATGGTCGTCAGGAAACTGCAAACCGACATTAGGCGTGACGGGGCTGTAGCCTTGGGTGTTGCCATCAAGCAGTTGTCCCATGCCGGTTGACGATTCAGGGGCTGGTGAACAGGCACTAATAAATACTGTCATGAAGCTTGTAAATAGCGCCCAAGCTAAGACCTTTTTCATAATGCTTCCCGTTGCAGGCTGGAGATGAGTGGCTTGCGAGTTTGCCAATAAAGCGGTAGCAACACCGCCAGTGCACTTGCGCCTAACGCAATAAATAGGACTCGAAAATAAGCTTGCCAGTCCCATACCATGGCGATACTCCAGCCAAAAGCCTGCAGCGTGACTTTATTGATGAGCAGGTAGCCAAGCAGGGCTCCAGAGGGTAATGCCAGTATGCAGGTAAACAATATGATTAATAACATTTGCAGTGACACTAACCCGCGTAGCTGATTACGACTGACGCCGAGTGCATAGAGCCTGGCTAGCGGGGCTTGCCGTGCCTGAGTGAGCATCAAACACGCACTGAACAACCCTATAGCGGCGACCATCAGTGTTAGGCTATTTAGCACTAAGGTTATCGAGAACGTACGTTTAAAAATCTCCAGCGCCCGTTGTTTTATCTTAGCTTGGTTATACATCTGCGCCGCTGACAGCGGTACTTGCTGCTGCAATATCTGTTCGAGCTCCGCTATCTCACCGCTGTAACTGGCGGCGATGCTAGTGGGGCGGGTCTGTAACCCTAATTGCTGCCACGTATGTTGGCTAACAATCACCTGTCCCAACGGGTTGCCATAATCGTAAAAGATAGCGCCGATAGGTAAAGGTGGCTGTGAAGCATTTTCAAATTCGGGCAGCGAAACAAGATCGCCGACGTTCAGTCGATACTTAATCGCCATTGGCTCACTTATCATCAAGGTGTCACCCTCAAAGAATAGCGGCCACAAGTTATCAATTTCGGCCTTCATTTGATTACTGTTTCTTAGTGAGTGCGCATCTCGAGTCATTAGACTTACTGGCACATTTTGGTAATGGCTTTTATGCAGCCATTGTCCATAAATGGTACTAACTTTAGGCTGTTGGGCTAACAGTGCTTGAGTGGCTCCTATTTTGTCGTTGGGTGGCCGTATATAAATATCGGCATATAAGCGCGCATCTAACCAATTCCTGAGGGTGATCTCGAAACTACCGACTAGGGTGTTCATCGATATATTGGCGGTCAGTGCCAGTAACATAGCCATCATGGCTAATGATAATGGTGCAATAAGCTCCTTACTTTCAGCGACAGCATATTGCCATAAACTATTACGGCTAAGGCGGGTAGCAGCAGACAAGCAAAGCTGCAGTGATAATGGCAGTAACAGTGGAATAGCAACGGTGACTAAACCTAGTAGGATTAAGCTGTGTTGGTAGTCACGGCTAAAGGGAAAAAGTGCTGCAGCGAGTGCAAGTAAAGCGATAGCTATCAAAAATAGTACTCGCTGAGTTTTTGCTGCATGGCGTTGCTGCTCAAAACGACTGCTACTGCGCGCGAGTGGCTGCTTAGCCAGTGCGTTAAACAGCGGTAAACAAGCACATATGGCGGCTGCAAAAGTAAGCCCAATGGCTTGATAGAGCCAGCTCCATTGCCATAATCCGGGTAGCAATCTGGCACCATAAAGCTGCTCCAGCGTCAACGCTATCATAGGTTGCAA
The Shewanella sp. KX20019 DNA segment above includes these coding regions:
- a CDS encoding lipocalin-like domain-containing protein; this encodes MKKVLAWALFTSFMTVFISACSPAPESSTGMGQLLDGNTQGYSPVTPNVGLQFPDDHMAHNDFRQEWWYLTANLETESNEQLGLQWTQFRIALAPPGDIQPMEQQQGNITVDSSPWQTKQLYMAHTAITSQTVHQADEKWSRGHKRIAGTQAEPLTIRQDDWQWVSQSKQLFPATLAVASSDFSYLLQLDTTAPFQLQGDNGYSEKNAAGTVASYYYSQPFITVTGSLVRDGKTDKVSGQAWLDREWSSQFLSKTQQGWDWFAIRLDNSSTLMLFQLRDETGEQAHFYSGRRMYQDGRGHNISNKQISMTATAWQQTPSGNYPVQWHIEIPSEEIDINTSPLNSDSSMPLSIPYWEGPIHISGTHNGMGYMELTGY
- a CDS encoding nitrate reductase cytochrome c-type subunit; translated protein: MKKLFTAAALVMALSACSGQQATTSAEPVNVMSLGQSEITDIRAADAAPIYPKRGKSIERTFVHQPPMIPHKAGYPITLKKNGCMSCHSPAKAKRMKATQIDPSHLLADAKLNKQYYNCTQCHTPQAENKTELVDNYFSTQ
- a CDS encoding ABC transporter permease, with protein sequence MSSPLWLTVRLSLAVFARHYFKAPLQAGAILLGFILAVMLLIGVRATNENAVRSYSQATELLSQRAQLILAPVTGEKAIDESVYINLRQAGITQSLAVLTGTVTNSAGQRWDIQASDLIAALSVQQHHSKTNGTALPAKISMLSSGIPLAKLLSGQPYILMSQSFAEQVAPKGAFELAGQMLSVISVDDEFGLGKAILMDISLGQNLLNQPGELSYIALFGNATQLTAKVTQTFSQQTVKQFELAQQDEGEGLTSLTRSFHLNLTAMSLLAFVVGLFIAYNGVRYSLLKRQRLLVQLQQQGVPQRALLIALFVELLTLVIIGSVLGFILGLQLSHWLQPMIALTLEQLYGARLLPGLWQWSWLYQAIGLTFAAAICACLPLFNALAKQPLARSSSRFEQQRHAAKTQRVLFLIAIALLALAAALFPFSRDYQHSLILLGLVTVAIPLLLPLSLQLCLSAATRLSRNSLWQYAVAESKELIAPLSLAMMAMLLALTANISMNTLVGSFEITLRNWLDARLYADIYIRPPNDKIGATQALLAQQPKVSTIYGQWLHKSHYQNVPVSLMTRDAHSLRNSNQMKAEIDNLWPLFFEGDTLMISEPMAIKYRLNVGDLVSLPEFENASQPPLPIGAIFYDYGNPLGQVIVSQHTWQQLGLQTRPTSIAASYSGEIAELEQILQQQVPLSAAQMYNQAKIKQRALEIFKRTFSITLVLNSLTLMVAAIGLFSACLMLTQARQAPLARLYALGVSRNQLRGLVSLQMLLIILFTCILALPSGALLGYLLINKVTLQAFGWSIAMVWDWQAYFRVLFIALGASALAVLLPLYWQTRKPLISSLQREAL
- a CDS encoding DUF5062 family protein, with product MKSGKHDAQLLKLAMEIGVGYAKKRGFDDFGQGISPKDKVECIYRLLVTDKLIQALPKDKEDGPNMKHKLVLWISRQLPENHELLN
- the napA gene encoding nitrate reductase catalytic subunit NapA, yielding MSISRREFLKANAAVAAATAVGATLPVKIVEAAEQKDSIKWDKAPCRFCGVGCSVLVGTDNGKVVATKGDPESPVNKGLNCIKGYFLSKIMYGKDRLTTPLLRMTDGKYDKEGEFTPVSWDTAFDTMADKWKNTLKTKGPTAVGMFGSGQWTVWEGYAASKLHKAGFLTNNIDPNARHCMASAVGGFMRTFGIDEPMGCYDDLEAADEFILWGANMAEMHPILWARLSDRRLSSPTSRVHVLSTYENRSFDLADNAMVFRPQSDLAILNYIANYIIQNDAVNKDFVTKHTKFALGTTDIGYGLRPEHPLEQKAKNPGNGKSAPISFDEYAKFVSTYTLEYAAEMSGVEPEKLELMAKAYADPKVKVMSLWTMGINQHVRGVWANNMLYNIHLLTGKIATPGNSPFSLTGQPSACGTAREVGTFSHRLPADMVVKNPKHRKITEELWQLPEGTIPPKPGFHAVLQSRMLKDGKLNCYWTMCTNNMQAGANINEEIYPGFRNPENFIVVSDPYPTVTAMAADLILPTAMWVEKEGAYGNAERRTHMWHQQVKPPEGAKSDLWQLMEFSKRFKVSEVWPAELIAKKPEYADKTLYQVLFANGVVDKFPAEECKADLNDESDAFGFYVQKGLFEEYAQFGRGHAHDLAPFDTYHENRGARWPVVDGKETLRRFVEGSDPYVKAGEGFNFYGKPDGKAVIFALPFEPAAEEPNEEFDIWLSTGRVLEHWHTGSMTARVPELYRAYPDAQIFMHPEDAKARGVKRGDEVIVASPRGEVKTRVETKGRNKPPRGVAFMPFFDARQLVNKLLLDATDPLSKETDFKKCPVKVTKA
- a CDS encoding chaperone NapD; the encoded protein is MSKEFHITSLVVHAASKSVADIKQRLSALDGAEIHAVTDEGKFVVTLEGETQRSILDNVEAINAFEGVINSSLIYHQVDPVEQKSEEHHEH